In one window of Nakamurella sp. PAMC28650 DNA:
- a CDS encoding alkaline phosphatase family protein, producing MRTRTALLSAIVLAAAALVPVWNSHPSAATAATAAAATAPAATASAATRTPIRHVVVIVQENHSFDSYFAAYCAQTHTCNMAPVTNPYAPVQPVPLTDASTAAYDPNHFADCERVEINGGRMDGYITPHAAQTQSTGYPCGSPANFTQAGTGPTSPVATYQQWAGSRASLADNYFQSSVGASSQNDMYLWMARFVFKDNTAEPNAVGSQCPTARTTTSFSTPNLGGALDAGHVSWAWYAEGYSAMKTANAAGSCALAPADCPSHIPNYPCVFDPSDLPPEYVTGQKDNPTHIRDYTQLAADVSAHALPAVSFVKGIGYRSEHPGYGDNVSAGVQFIGQTVAEITSHVPDALVLVTWDESGGYFDHVAPPSGTSANAVDGQAYGPRVPLLALGYGAAGGTVSHAQLEHSSIVKFIEWNFLGSTGQLHARDAVVRNLGSLLSPKLHVPS from the coding sequence ATGCGTACCCGTACTGCGCTCCTGTCCGCGATTGTTCTCGCCGCAGCGGCGCTGGTTCCGGTGTGGAACAGCCACCCGTCGGCCGCGACCGCTGCCACCGCAGCTGCCGCGACGGCCCCTGCCGCAACGGCATCTGCCGCGACCCGCACTCCGATCCGGCACGTGGTGGTCATCGTGCAGGAGAACCATTCTTTCGACAGCTACTTCGCGGCCTATTGCGCGCAGACCCACACCTGCAACATGGCGCCGGTGACCAACCCCTACGCCCCGGTGCAGCCTGTGCCCCTGACGGACGCAAGCACGGCCGCCTACGACCCGAACCACTTCGCCGATTGCGAACGGGTCGAGATCAACGGCGGCCGGATGGACGGCTACATCACGCCGCACGCGGCCCAGACCCAGTCGACGGGCTACCCGTGCGGATCGCCGGCGAATTTCACCCAGGCCGGCACCGGACCGACCTCACCGGTAGCGACCTACCAGCAGTGGGCCGGCTCGCGGGCCTCGCTGGCCGACAACTACTTCCAATCCTCGGTCGGGGCCTCGTCGCAGAACGACATGTACCTGTGGATGGCGCGTTTCGTGTTCAAGGACAACACCGCAGAGCCCAACGCCGTCGGCAGCCAATGCCCCACCGCGCGGACGACCACCAGCTTCAGCACACCGAACCTCGGCGGAGCGCTGGACGCGGGCCACGTGTCGTGGGCCTGGTACGCGGAGGGCTACTCCGCGATGAAGACCGCCAACGCCGCCGGAAGCTGCGCTCTGGCGCCGGCGGACTGCCCCTCCCACATCCCGAACTACCCGTGCGTGTTCGACCCGAGCGACCTGCCCCCCGAATACGTCACCGGCCAGAAGGACAACCCCACCCACATCCGCGACTACACCCAGCTCGCCGCGGATGTCAGTGCCCACGCCCTGCCGGCGGTCAGCTTCGTCAAGGGGATCGGCTATCGCAGCGAGCATCCGGGCTACGGCGACAACGTCAGCGCCGGAGTGCAGTTCATCGGTCAGACGGTCGCGGAGATCACCAGCCACGTCCCCGATGCGCTGGTGCTGGTCACCTGGGACGAGTCCGGCGGCTACTTCGACCACGTCGCGCCGCCGAGCGGCACGTCCGCCAACGCCGTCGACGGGCAGGCCTACGGGCCGCGGGTACCGCTGCTGGCACTGGGTTACGGCGCGGCCGGTGGGACGGTGTCACATGCGCAGCTCGAGCACTCCTCGATCGTGAAGTTCATCGAATGGAACTTCCTCGGCTCGACCGGTCAGCTCCACGCCCGGGACGCTGTCGTGCGCAACCTCGGCAGCCTGCTGTCGCCGAAGCTGCACGTCCCTTCCTGA
- a CDS encoding DUF4091 domain-containing protein produces the protein MIRETGWQFSTTHSLAKIYPDSSVGPDGTLPDLSVVAGETASFQIAFRPPRTAHFRDNSPLRIDVNPAAAPYVTLHSVDLVPCDLAAFPGHDNGYDRDLPGLYPDLLRPLADATIAPMPGSWRGLWVDFRVDEPALAGVHEVEITVSDARSSVLYRRTVNIEVLGCQLSPLPIAHTQWFHCDGLAQFYGVEVFSERHWQLIDSFLGSASRMQVNTLLTPVWTPPLDTERGCHRLTTQLLRITHRVDGYSVDFALLDRWLELCRKHGIQRIEIAHLFTQWGAHATPSIYVIRAGVWVEEFGWHVGATDPSYRRFLEQVLPALKAHLAEHWGLDRVLFHISDEPNGRADLTSYLRAKAVVEDLLAPCTVIDALSDAEFYDTGAVPHPVVATDAVAPFLTRGVRGLWVYYCVSQDRGVSNRFFAMPSSRNRVIGHQLFAHDCVGFLHWGFNFYNSELSRRPINPFQDTTASGGLLGGDTFMVYPGDDGQPWESIRSRVFTQAMFDLRAFHQLSDDAGRAAVMELIDTDGQDGGLHFDAYSADPFHYLQVREKVNQQIAAMRR, from the coding sequence GTGATCCGCGAGACGGGCTGGCAGTTCAGCACGACCCACTCACTCGCCAAGATCTACCCCGACTCCAGCGTCGGTCCTGACGGAACCCTTCCTGACCTGAGTGTCGTTGCAGGAGAGACAGCCTCGTTCCAGATCGCCTTCCGGCCGCCGCGGACCGCGCACTTCCGCGACAACTCTCCGCTGCGCATCGACGTCAACCCGGCCGCGGCCCCCTACGTGACGTTGCACAGCGTCGACCTGGTCCCCTGCGACCTGGCGGCCTTTCCGGGACACGACAACGGCTACGACCGCGACCTGCCAGGGCTGTACCCCGACCTGCTGCGTCCCCTCGCCGACGCCACGATCGCACCGATGCCGGGCAGCTGGCGAGGTCTGTGGGTCGATTTCCGCGTCGACGAGCCGGCACTGGCGGGCGTGCACGAGGTCGAGATCACCGTCAGCGACGCAAGGTCATCGGTGCTCTACCGCCGGACGGTGAACATCGAGGTGCTCGGTTGCCAGTTGTCGCCGCTGCCCATCGCACACACCCAGTGGTTCCACTGCGACGGACTCGCACAGTTCTACGGCGTCGAGGTGTTCTCCGAGCGGCACTGGCAACTCATCGATTCCTTTCTCGGGTCTGCCTCCCGGATGCAGGTCAACACCCTGCTCACGCCGGTGTGGACTCCCCCGCTCGACACCGAGCGAGGTTGCCACCGGCTGACCACGCAGCTGCTGCGGATCACCCACCGCGTGGACGGGTACAGCGTCGACTTCGCCCTGTTGGACCGGTGGCTGGAGCTGTGCCGCAAGCACGGCATCCAGCGGATCGAGATCGCGCACCTGTTCACCCAGTGGGGCGCGCACGCGACGCCGTCGATCTACGTCATCCGAGCCGGGGTATGGGTCGAGGAATTCGGGTGGCACGTGGGTGCCACGGACCCGAGCTACCGGCGGTTCCTCGAGCAGGTCCTGCCCGCGCTCAAGGCGCACCTGGCCGAGCACTGGGGGCTGGACCGCGTCCTGTTCCACATCTCCGACGAGCCGAACGGGCGCGCGGACCTGACGAGTTATCTGCGGGCCAAGGCAGTCGTCGAGGACCTCCTGGCGCCCTGCACCGTCATCGACGCCCTGAGCGACGCCGAGTTCTACGACACCGGTGCGGTACCTCATCCTGTGGTCGCCACCGATGCCGTTGCGCCTTTCCTCACCCGCGGGGTCCGGGGGCTGTGGGTCTACTACTGCGTCAGCCAGGACCGCGGGGTATCGAACAGATTCTTCGCGATGCCATCAAGTCGGAACCGCGTCATCGGCCACCAACTCTTCGCCCATGACTGTGTAGGTTTCCTGCACTGGGGTTTCAATTTCTACAACTCCGAACTCTCGCGGCGCCCGATCAACCCATTCCAGGACACCACCGCCTCCGGTGGCCTGCTCGGTGGGGACACGTTCATGGTCTACCCGGGAGATGACGGTCAGCCGTGGGAGTCCATTCGCTCCAGGGTGTTCACCCAGGCGATGTTCGACCTCCGTGCGTTTCACCAGCTGTCCGACGATGCCGGTCGGGCGGCGGTCATGGAATTGATCGACACCGACGGCCAGGACGGTGGGCTCCATTTCGACGCGTACAGTGCCGACCCATTTCACTACCTGCAGGTGCGGGAGAAGGTCAACCAGCAGATCGCGGCGATGCGTCGATGA
- a CDS encoding DeoR/GlpR family DNA-binding transcription regulator has product MVDRLVRQAAILERIGGSRSIQVVDLASTLGVSEATIRRDLQALSGSGLLLRTHGGAVANDVGDELPIRLKSSLRQEEKIRIGRAGADLVEDGTVVGMTGGTTALELARALSSRRHITVVTNALNIAAELVGIRGVHLVVIGGIARRSAELVGPAAEMMLAGYHLDVAFIGVDGLTAEHGCTTYDEMEAQTDRAFLRQARRAVVIADSSKIGCGPVRSDHPVVPGGRYRDRPRRRSLRARRAAHCGRAGGHGLRSSHQVGDLIDASPRSAG; this is encoded by the coding sequence ATGGTTGACAGGCTCGTGCGGCAGGCTGCGATCCTCGAGCGGATCGGCGGTAGTCGCAGCATCCAGGTGGTGGACCTGGCCAGCACCCTCGGCGTCTCCGAGGCGACCATCCGCCGTGACCTGCAGGCGCTGTCCGGAAGCGGGCTCCTCCTGCGCACCCACGGGGGCGCGGTGGCCAATGACGTCGGCGACGAGCTGCCCATCCGGCTCAAGTCCAGCCTGCGGCAGGAGGAGAAGATCCGCATCGGCCGTGCCGGTGCCGACCTGGTCGAGGACGGCACGGTTGTCGGCATGACGGGCGGGACGACCGCCCTCGAGTTGGCCCGGGCCCTGTCGTCGCGGCGCCACATCACTGTGGTCACCAATGCTCTCAACATCGCTGCCGAGCTGGTCGGCATTCGGGGGGTCCACCTCGTGGTCATCGGCGGAATCGCTCGTCGGTCCGCCGAGCTCGTCGGGCCTGCGGCCGAGATGATGCTGGCCGGCTACCACTTGGACGTGGCTTTCATCGGTGTCGACGGGTTGACGGCCGAGCACGGGTGCACGACCTACGACGAGATGGAGGCGCAGACGGACCGGGCCTTCCTGCGCCAGGCCCGCCGGGCCGTCGTGATCGCCGACAGCTCGAAGATCGGGTGTGGTCCGGTTCGCTCAGATCACCCCGTTGTCCCAGGTGGACGATATCGTGACCGACCGCGGCGGCGATCCCTCAGAGCTCGACGAGCTGCGCACTGCGGGCGTGCGGGTGGTCACGGCCTGAGGAGCTCGCACCAGGTCGGCGATCTCATCGACGCATCGCCGCGATCTGCTGGTTGA
- a CDS encoding PQQ-binding-like beta-propeller repeat protein: MIGLFTVATTVLGAAPAASAASAQDWPTLLQNVSRTGATVDPTLNLANAATLKVKWKFKTGAPIATSASVVGTTAYVGSWDGYEYAVNTSTGGLIWKQYLGLTQDPGCQPPTIGITSAAAVVNGVVYVGGGDAYWYALSASTGAVLWKIFTGDNSQAGAHYNWSSPLIVNGAAYIGVASNCDNPLVAGHLMKVNLATHAVDADYSLVPAGQVGGGIWTTPTLDTATNTVFVSTGTINDYTQTQSQAIVALDAATLAYKSSWQLPFESAVQDSDWGTTPTLVTDTNGDKLLSVANKNGIVYTFNRNNLTAGPIWTRTIAIGGDCPTCGDGSISSGVFANNVLYYAGGSNIAAGDGSGGSISALDPATGHLIWTRQTEQAVIGAPALVNGILGVVEGSTFEAVSAADGKLLYSYLMGGPGYGAVSFARSQFYVGDYDTNLYAFGLATPAALPTDPNCLQGFTCQDIRSPAVAGSEHTSAGTLTVTASGSAIHGTADQFRLISTPVTGDTQLSATVTAQSTQNAQPQAGVMIRQSADPGAPFFAALAYPNDLTENLPAPDVVIWYRSCFGCNSIELTKWYPANKPVSVMLQRRGNVISAGISFDAVKYQLIPGASADLDLPATTLAGLAVDSGSSTNTGTASFTNISIGSVTATMTPQAPTHPCPSPWTCEDIGNPNPPGDTTQTGSSYTVTGTGTGIGGAADSLHYVFTPVSGDQTLAGQVVTQPGAPPTAQEGLMMRANDRATSPFYAAVLNPGGSTTILWRTYDGVVQRSKIPVVTATSPAYLQIVRYTDTTTTPATSTFSAVTSSDGSTWAPVLGSTVAIDMGSGQFLAGMAATAAAPRVAPPVVFNSVQITPTTSPPPGICAQRFSCADIGVDGLPGNQLYSNGTWTMRARGSDIWTSYDTFRFASQPFPLDPANSANGDGTISARVVSQTQVGGPWMKSGVMIRSGTDPQAPYYGVFATAANGIAVQWRSSKAAQTNSITTTGAAPMWVLASRYTDTAHGLVYFSAYTSTDDHTFTYVPGSTVALTLPGALVAGIASDSYNSAQQSIATFDNVAQLPGSQTPPGLCPASWTCTDVGGALPSGQDNLSSSGTWSETGGGGDIWGNADSFHLVNQTLTGDGSVSAQVATQQPTDPWAKAGAILRAGTDPGAAYYGVFITPGHGIDVQWRATPGDVSNQILQAASVPAYLRVTRYTTAGAAPQTLFSAYTSPDGSAWTLVPGSTTMLSLPQPLLAGFAITSHQQGAASAVTLNNVTIGTTPIPPPGLCPASWTCTDVGGALPSGQDNLSSSGTWSETGGGGDIWGNADSFHLVNQTLTGDGSVSAQVATQQPTDPWAKAGAILRAGTDPGAAYYGVFITPGHGIDVQWRATPGDVSNQILQAASVPAYLRVTRYTTAGAAPQTLFSAYTSPDGSAWTLVPGSTTMLSLPQPLLAGFAITSHQQGAASAVTLNNVTIGTTPIPPA; the protein is encoded by the coding sequence ATGATCGGTCTGTTCACGGTGGCGACAACGGTGCTGGGCGCGGCACCAGCCGCCTCGGCCGCTTCGGCCCAGGACTGGCCTACCTTACTGCAGAACGTGAGTCGCACGGGTGCCACCGTCGACCCGACGCTGAATCTGGCGAACGCTGCCACGCTGAAAGTGAAGTGGAAATTCAAGACCGGCGCACCTATCGCCACGTCGGCCAGCGTCGTGGGCACAACCGCCTACGTCGGCAGCTGGGATGGCTACGAATATGCGGTGAACACCAGCACCGGCGGCTTGATCTGGAAGCAATACCTCGGCCTCACCCAGGACCCGGGCTGTCAGCCGCCCACCATCGGCATCACCTCTGCCGCCGCGGTCGTCAACGGCGTGGTCTACGTGGGCGGCGGGGATGCCTACTGGTATGCGCTGAGCGCCAGCACGGGCGCGGTCCTGTGGAAGATCTTCACCGGCGACAACAGTCAGGCCGGAGCGCATTACAACTGGTCGAGCCCGCTGATCGTGAACGGCGCCGCGTACATCGGGGTGGCCAGCAACTGTGACAACCCCCTGGTTGCTGGCCATCTGATGAAGGTGAATCTCGCCACGCATGCGGTTGACGCCGACTACAGCCTGGTCCCAGCCGGCCAGGTGGGAGGGGGAATCTGGACGACACCGACGCTGGATACTGCCACCAACACCGTCTTCGTCTCCACCGGGACGATCAACGACTACACGCAAACCCAGTCCCAAGCGATCGTCGCACTCGATGCCGCCACCTTGGCCTATAAGTCTTCTTGGCAACTGCCGTTCGAATCCGCCGTCCAGGACTCCGACTGGGGCACTACACCGACTCTGGTCACCGACACCAACGGCGACAAACTACTCAGCGTCGCCAATAAAAACGGCATCGTCTACACCTTCAACCGCAACAACCTGACGGCCGGACCGATCTGGACGCGAACCATCGCCATCGGCGGCGACTGCCCCACCTGCGGAGACGGGAGTATCTCCTCAGGAGTGTTCGCCAATAATGTGCTGTATTACGCGGGTGGCAGCAACATCGCAGCGGGCGATGGAAGCGGCGGCTCGATCAGCGCCCTGGACCCCGCCACCGGCCACCTGATCTGGACCCGACAAACTGAACAGGCTGTCATCGGTGCCCCGGCCCTTGTCAACGGCATTCTCGGCGTGGTCGAGGGCTCTACGTTCGAGGCGGTCAGCGCCGCTGACGGCAAGCTGCTGTACTCCTACCTCATGGGCGGGCCCGGCTACGGCGCCGTGTCCTTCGCCCGCAGCCAATTCTACGTCGGCGACTACGACACCAATCTGTACGCCTTCGGACTGGCGACGCCCGCTGCCCTTCCCACCGATCCCAACTGTCTTCAGGGTTTCACCTGCCAGGACATCCGCAGCCCCGCAGTTGCCGGCAGCGAACACACCTCCGCAGGCACCTTGACCGTCACCGCTTCCGGGTCGGCGATCCACGGCACCGCCGACCAATTTCGGCTCATCTCCACACCGGTCACCGGCGACACCCAACTCAGCGCCACCGTGACCGCCCAATCCACCCAGAACGCCCAACCCCAAGCCGGGGTGATGATCCGGCAGAGCGCTGACCCGGGAGCACCGTTCTTCGCTGCGTTGGCCTACCCCAACGACCTCACCGAAAACCTGCCCGCTCCCGACGTCGTCATCTGGTACCGATCTTGTTTCGGTTGCAACTCCATCGAACTGACCAAATGGTATCCAGCCAACAAACCTGTCTCCGTCATGCTCCAGCGGCGCGGGAACGTCATCAGTGCCGGAATTTCTTTCGACGCAGTCAAATATCAGCTCATCCCGGGGGCCAGCGCCGACCTCGACCTACCCGCCACCACTTTGGCCGGCCTTGCCGTGGACTCCGGCTCCTCCACCAATACCGGAACAGCGTCATTCACCAACATCTCCATCGGCTCGGTGACCGCCACGATGACACCACAAGCGCCAACCCATCCCTGCCCCTCGCCTTGGACCTGCGAAGACATCGGCAACCCGAACCCGCCCGGCGATACCACCCAGACCGGAAGCTCCTACACGGTGACAGGCACCGGTACCGGCATCGGTGGCGCAGCCGACTCGTTGCACTATGTGTTCACCCCGGTGTCCGGTGACCAGACCCTGGCCGGTCAGGTCGTCACCCAGCCCGGAGCGCCCCCCACGGCACAAGAAGGCCTCATGATGCGGGCCAACGACCGCGCCACCTCGCCGTTCTACGCTGCGGTCCTCAACCCCGGTGGATCCACCACGATCCTGTGGCGCACGTACGACGGAGTAGTACAGCGATCCAAAATCCCCGTGGTCACGGCCACCTCACCCGCCTACCTGCAGATCGTCCGCTACACCGATACCACCACGACGCCAGCAACGTCGACCTTCTCCGCCGTGACGTCCAGCGACGGCAGCACCTGGGCCCCGGTGCTGGGATCAACGGTGGCCATCGACATGGGCTCGGGGCAATTTTTGGCCGGGATGGCGGCTACCGCCGCCGCGCCGCGTGTCGCGCCCCCGGTGGTATTCAACTCCGTGCAGATCACCCCCACCACCAGCCCACCACCCGGAATCTGCGCGCAACGCTTCTCCTGCGCCGACATCGGTGTCGACGGCCTTCCCGGAAACCAGCTCTACTCCAACGGCACCTGGACGATGCGCGCCCGCGGGTCGGACATCTGGACCAGTTATGACACGTTCCGGTTCGCCTCTCAACCGTTCCCCCTGGACCCGGCCAACTCCGCCAACGGCGATGGCACCATCAGCGCCCGTGTCGTCTCACAGACCCAGGTAGGCGGCCCCTGGATGAAATCGGGCGTCATGATCCGCTCGGGCACCGACCCGCAAGCCCCCTACTACGGGGTCTTCGCGACCGCCGCGAATGGCATCGCCGTGCAATGGCGGAGTAGCAAGGCCGCTCAAACCAACAGCATTACGACCACCGGCGCTGCGCCCATGTGGGTGCTCGCCTCCCGCTACACCGATACCGCTCACGGCCTGGTCTATTTCAGCGCCTATACCTCCACCGACGACCACACCTTCACCTACGTACCGGGCTCGACGGTGGCGCTCACCCTTCCCGGGGCCCTTGTCGCCGGCATTGCCAGCGACTCCTACAACTCTGCCCAGCAATCGATTGCCACCTTCGACAACGTCGCGCAACTACCCGGGTCACAAACCCCGCCCGGACTGTGCCCGGCTTCGTGGACGTGCACGGACGTCGGTGGGGCGTTGCCGTCCGGTCAGGACAATCTGTCCAGCTCTGGCACCTGGTCCGAAACCGGTGGTGGCGGGGATATCTGGGGTAACGCCGACTCCTTCCATCTGGTGAATCAGACGTTGACCGGAGACGGATCGGTCAGCGCGCAGGTGGCGACGCAGCAACCGACCGATCCATGGGCTAAAGCCGGGGCGATCCTGCGAGCCGGCACTGACCCCGGCGCTGCTTATTACGGGGTGTTCATCACCCCCGGGCACGGGATCGACGTCCAGTGGCGGGCCACCCCAGGCGATGTCAGCAATCAGATCCTGCAGGCTGCTTCGGTTCCCGCCTACCTCCGTGTCACCCGTTACACCACGGCCGGTGCCGCGCCGCAGACGCTCTTCAGCGCCTACACGTCCCCTGATGGTTCAGCGTGGACGTTGGTGCCGGGCTCGACGACGATGCTGTCTCTCCCGCAACCTCTGCTCGCGGGCTTTGCCATCACTTCCCACCAACAAGGTGCCGCCTCGGCTGTCACCCTCAACAATGTCACCATCGGCACCACACCCATCCCCCCGCCCGGACTGTGCCCGGCTTCGTGGACGTGCACGGACGTCGGTGGGGCGTTGCCGTCCGGTCAGGACAATCTGTCCAGCTCTGGCACCTGGTCCGAAACCGGTGGTGGCGGGGATATCTGGGGTAACGCCGACTCCTTCCATCTGGTGAATCAGACGTTGACCGGAGACGGATCGGTCAGCGCGCAGGTGGCGACGCAGCAACCGACCGATCCATGGGCTAAAGCCGGGGCGATCCTGCGAGCCGGCACTGACCCCGGCGCTGCTTATTACGGGGTGTTCATCACCCCCGGGCACGGGATCGACGTCCAGTGGCGGGCCACCCCAGGCGATGTCAGCAATCAGATCCTGCAGGCTGCTTCGGTTCCCGCCTACCTCCGTGTCACCCGTTACACCACGGCCGGTGCCGCGCCGCAGACGCTCTTCAGCGCCTACACGTCCCCTGATGGTTCAGCGTGGACGTTGGTGCCGGGCTCGACGACGATGCTGTCTCTCCCGCAACCTCTGCTCGCGGGCTTTGCCATCACTTCCCACCAACAAGGTGCCGCCTCGGCTGTCACCCTCAACAATGTCACCATCGGCACCACACCCATCCCCCCAGCTTGA